The nucleotide sequence TCGGACAGGCAGCAGCCCCACCGCACCGGCCCATGCCCGGACCACCCTTCCATCTCTACCCAGCCTTGTGCTCTCATGGCTTCAAACAGCTCACACTCCACCATCGCAGCAGCGATTGACTGCACAGGCCTGGGCTGCGGTCCGTGTGCCGCAGGGTCGTTCCTCGCCATGGGAGCAAGAAGAATGTCCGGAGGAGGAGTGCCCCTTTGTGGTTTTAGGCTGCCAAAGGGAATGGCAAGTGTCCcgaggttgttgaaccgggacaGCAACGGGCGGATCTGCCATAGCCCCGACAAGCTGAGCTTGACATCTTGGGCTGGTTCGTAGCGCACCTGCCCAAACGTTGTCATGCGGTTAGCCACCATATGATCGCCGTCCTGTGCTCCTGAACCGAAGACAAGCTCGGCGAGCAACACGGTGAAGTTGGACCCCCTCATACTCAAACCAGCGGCGCAGTTGTGTTGTTCCGAGAACGAAGGCGGGCCGTCGAGAGAGGCCTGGCTCCGGAGATTCTGACAAGAAAACCTCAATCGGATTAACTCGCCGAGACACGCCGGTGGAAAAAAAAAAATCTCTGGCCAGAGGCCGGACAGGGGAGACGTTACCTGGATCAAGCTCGTGCCGTGCAGGAAGCCGTTGCATTGAGCTCCGAAGGGAACTAGGATCATGGACAGCCAGTGGTTGACGTGGGCGCAGTACTGCAGCCTGGTCAGCTCCAGCGGCCTCCTCTCGGTGTCTTCTTCCCCGAGGGTCGCCCCTATCCCGAGCTTGGTGCAGAACTCTGCTGCAATGGTGTCGTTTCCCCTGGTCTTGGACTCGAGGACGAACCTGGAGTTGAGGCCCGTCCTGTTCCCCGCCTTGCCGAGGATCTCCCTGGCGTGGTCGAACTCCTCGTCGTTGACGAGGAGCAGCGCCCCGACCGCGTCAAGCGCGACCTTCACCCGGACGGGGAGCTCCGGGAAGTGGAACCCCTTGCCGCTCCTGTACATGGAAAGGATGCGGTCGATCTGCTCGTGCTTGTCCATGAGCCTCATCACATCAGGGAACGTCTCGCGCTGCAGCCGCTTCATGATTTCACCCTGCAGCCGAAGCCAATGCCAGTGAGAGAGAATGTGTGAGACTACAAGATGCTCGGTCGTCTTTGTGAATCATGGTACGGCATTATAAAAGTTGTACAGGGTGGTTGCGGTggtgctgctgcggcggcggctgctgttgctgctgctgagaCGTCGGCGGCCATGGAGGAGACGCACGTCGGGAGTTGCCCCGGAAGGCTCCGCGAATGAACGACTCCCCGGACCTGAGCAGACTCAGGACGCCGTCCAACACTGTGGGCCTCGGGTTGGCTCTGGCCGGCGGTGGGACGAGCGCCTGCTCCGGCACCGGTGGTGGCAGCAAAAGAAGCGGAGGCGGCAGCGCAGGGTCGGAGGAGGCCATGGCGGCGTTGTCGCGCTGCTGCCGCTTCCTTAAGGACACGTCACAGGTGGATATCCGCTCGAAGAAACCAAGTGGCGGCGCGTCAGCCTGCTGCTGCTGCGCCATGCTCCGCTAGAAGAAGGCGACCTCGGGAGACAGACCGGCGGCTCGCGTCCCGCCTTTTTCTTTTCTTCACGGTGCCTCCTTCGGTTATTCCTTTTGCTTTTTGTCGCTTTAGCTTTCGCTTTTTTGTTTTATTGGTTACCTGTATACTGTGCATTCAAAAG is from Triticum aestivum cultivar Chinese Spring chromosome 1B, IWGSC CS RefSeq v2.1, whole genome shotgun sequence and encodes:
- the LOC123119090 gene encoding uncharacterized protein isoform X1, with the translated sequence MAQQQQADAPPLGFFERISTCDVSLRKRQQRDNAAMASSDPALPPPLLLLPPPVPEQALVPPPARANPRPTVLDGVLSLLRSGESFIRGAFRGNSRRASPPWPPTSQQQQQQPPPQQHHRNHPGEIMKRLQRETFPDVMRLMDKHEQIDRILSMYRSGKGFHFPELPVRVKVALDAVGALLLVNDEEFDHAREILGKAGNRTGLNSRFVLESKTRGNDTIAAEFCTKLGIGATLGEEDTERRPLELTRLQYCAHVNHWLSMILVPFGAQCNGFLHGTSLIQVTSPLSGLWPEIFFFPPACLGELIRLRFSCQNLRSQASLDGPPSFSEQHNCAAGLSMRGSNFTVLLAELVFGSGAQDGDHMVANRMTTFGQVRYEPAQDVKLSLSGLWQIRPLLSRFNNLGTLAIPFGSLKPQRGTPPPDILLAPMARNDPAAHGPQPRPVQSIAAAMVECELFEAMRAQGWVEMEGWSGHGPVRWGCCLSDTPEHELGWGVRMGGAAEGDTHGPHLEGFLSFNLGRGGKLQPGLVYVMEGEKRTPALVLRSTWFM
- the LOC123119090 gene encoding uncharacterized protein isoform X2, whose translation is MAQQQQADAPPLGFFERISTCDVSLRKRQQRDNAAMASSDPALPPPLLLLPPPVPEQALVPPPARANPRPTVLDGVLSLLRSGESFIRGAFRGNSRRASPPWPPTSQQQQQQPPPQQHHRNHPGEIMKRLQRETFPDVMRLMDKHEQIDRILSMYRSGKGFHFPELPVRVKVALDAVGALLLVNDEEFDHAREILGKAGNRTGLNSRFVLESKTRGNDTIAAEFCTKLGIGATLGEEDTERRPLELTRLQYCAHVNHWLSMILVPFGAQCNGFLHGTSLIQNLRSQASLDGPPSFSEQHNCAAGLSMRGSNFTVLLAELVFGSGAQDGDHMVANRMTTFGQVRYEPAQDVKLSLSGLWQIRPLLSRFNNLGTLAIPFGSLKPQRGTPPPDILLAPMARNDPAAHGPQPRPVQSIAAAMVECELFEAMRAQGWVEMEGWSGHGPVRWGCCLSDTPEHELGWGVRMGGAAEGDTHGPHLEGFLSFNLGRGGKLQPGLVYVMEGEKRTPALVLRSTWFM